In Pseudonocardia sp. C8, one genomic interval encodes:
- a CDS encoding cyclase family protein: MRRLVDISVPLQGGIASDPPGHEPSITYIDHQQSTADMLRFFPGATPGDLPDGEGWAIERIEATTHTGTHLDAPYHYASTMDGGQRAITIDEVPLEWCFQAGVKLDFRHLDDGHVVTPADIDAELDRIGHRLRPLDIVLVNTRAGARYGEDDYVATGCGVGRAATLHLLEQGVRVTGTDAWSWDAPFRFTAERYARDGDASIIWEGHRAGREIGYCHIEKLHNLESLPATGFQVACFPVKIHAASAGWTRAVAIVEEGTE, from the coding sequence GTGCGACGACTCGTTGACATCTCGGTCCCGCTGCAGGGCGGGATCGCCTCCGATCCGCCCGGCCACGAGCCGTCGATCACCTACATCGACCACCAGCAGTCCACCGCGGACATGCTCCGGTTCTTCCCGGGCGCGACACCGGGCGACCTGCCCGACGGCGAGGGCTGGGCGATCGAGCGGATCGAGGCCACCACCCACACCGGCACCCACCTCGACGCCCCCTACCACTACGCGTCCACCATGGACGGCGGGCAGCGGGCCATCACGATCGACGAGGTCCCCCTGGAGTGGTGCTTCCAGGCCGGGGTCAAGCTGGACTTCCGGCACCTCGACGACGGCCACGTCGTGACCCCCGCCGACATCGACGCCGAGCTCGACCGGATCGGGCACCGGTTGCGCCCGCTGGACATCGTGCTGGTCAACACCCGTGCGGGCGCCCGGTACGGCGAGGACGACTACGTCGCGACCGGCTGCGGGGTCGGCCGTGCGGCCACCCTGCACCTGCTGGAGCAGGGGGTCCGGGTGACCGGCACCGACGCCTGGAGCTGGGACGCCCCGTTCCGGTTCACGGCCGAACGCTACGCCCGCGACGGGGACGCCTCGATCATCTGGGAGGGGCACCGGGCGGGCCGCGAGATCGGCTACTGCCACATCGAGAAGCTGCACAACCTGGAGAGCCTGCCCGCCACCGGGTTCCAGGTCGCCTGCTTCCCGGTCAAGATCCACGCAGCCTCGGCCGGGTGGACCCGGGCGGTGGCGATCGTCGAGGAGGGAACGGAATGA
- a CDS encoding fumarylacetoacetate hydrolase family protein — protein MRIGSLELAGARRYGRVTGDDLDLLAPGCDPLALLDPDRAGELAWEGRVPWDGAGRLAPPVPVSTVRDFITFEQHTAGSLRSVVGSAEVPEAWFEAPAFYFTNPHAVIGSGEDVPVPPGSELFDVELEVGIVIGRAGYNLPVDRAWDHIAGLTVLNDWSARDLQRAEMRVGLGPAKGKDTATTLGPVLVGLDELAGARRGDRYDLDMEVTVNGSRLGGDSLANMAWSFAELVSYASRGTWVRPGDVLGSGTCGGGCLAEHWGWSGDRSPAPLAVGDVVRMTVEGIGTIENRVVAGPELHPVPAARRVPWSEPPAPQLRRRPAIG, from the coding sequence ATGAGGATCGGGTCACTGGAGCTGGCGGGCGCCCGCCGGTACGGCCGGGTGACCGGGGACGACCTGGACCTCCTGGCCCCGGGCTGCGACCCGCTCGCCCTGCTGGACCCGGACCGGGCCGGCGAGCTCGCCTGGGAGGGCCGGGTGCCGTGGGACGGCGCGGGCCGGCTCGCACCGCCGGTCCCGGTGTCCACCGTCCGCGACTTCATCACCTTCGAGCAGCACACCGCCGGGTCGCTGCGGTCCGTCGTCGGCTCGGCGGAGGTTCCCGAGGCCTGGTTCGAGGCTCCGGCGTTCTACTTCACCAACCCGCACGCGGTGATCGGCTCGGGCGAGGACGTCCCGGTCCCGCCCGGGAGCGAGCTGTTCGACGTCGAGCTGGAGGTCGGGATCGTCATCGGGCGGGCCGGGTACAACCTCCCGGTCGACCGGGCCTGGGACCACATCGCGGGCCTCACCGTGCTGAACGACTGGTCCGCACGCGACCTGCAGCGTGCCGAGATGCGGGTGGGGCTCGGCCCCGCCAAGGGCAAGGACACCGCGACCACCCTCGGGCCGGTCCTGGTCGGCCTCGACGAGCTCGCGGGGGCGCGGCGCGGTGACCGCTACGACCTCGACATGGAGGTCACGGTCAACGGGAGCCGGCTCGGCGGGGACTCGCTGGCGAACATGGCCTGGTCGTTCGCCGAGCTCGTGTCCTACGCGAGCCGGGGAACCTGGGTGCGGCCCGGCGACGTGCTCGGATCGGGCACCTGCGGTGGTGGCTGCCTGGCCGAGCACTGGGGCTGGTCGGGAGACCGGTCCCCGGCTCCGCTGGCCGTCGGCGACGTCGTCCGGATGACCGTCGAGGGAATCGGGACGATCGAGAACCGGGTCGTCGCGGGGCCGGAGCTGCACCCGGTGCCGGCCGCCCGGCGGGTTCCGTGGTCGGAGCCACCGGCGCCGCAGCTGCGCCGACGGCCGGCCATCGGCTAG
- a CDS encoding ATP-binding cassette domain-containing protein — protein sequence MSPVTDLRAVAAHGLVRSYATRAGRPPVLDGIDLIVAPGTRLGLIGENGSGKSTLLRLLAGVDRPDAGTVETPADLVYLPQEPDAGADGTVGSLLDGALRPLHEAVAELERLAAAMAAGADVGGDYDRVLAWAVAHDAWDADRRAGITAGTLGVAGLDRDRPVATLSGGQRTRLALAAALVRRPAVLLLDEPTNHLDDDALDLLERSLVELPGVVVAASHDRTFLDRVCTELFDLDAGALGTDGRGGHRFGGTFTAYLEAQAASRRRWEERFAAEQEEIARLRARTRTGTEAVAPGRGPRDNDKFIDKFKGANVERARARRVADARRRLEVAEREAVPKPPRPLRFAGRLTAADEGDGLAVQVRDLRVDGRVKLDLLDLPVGEKLLVSGSNGAGKSTLLAVLHGDLVPGSGTVDLRARRAGPHREVAPGSGTVVVRARRVGLLAQDPDVGPAGRTARDAYAALLGPDLAERVPLRDLGLLHPREHGTAVGALSLGQRRRLALAVAVADAPDLLLLDEPTNHVSLRLAGELEEALGTAPGTVVVTSHDRRLRSRWTGPELVLAGGSP from the coding sequence GTGTCACCCGTCACCGACCTGCGGGCCGTCGCCGCGCACGGCCTGGTCCGCTCCTACGCCACCCGCGCCGGGCGCCCGCCCGTGCTCGACGGCATCGACCTCATCGTCGCGCCCGGCACCCGGCTCGGGCTGATCGGGGAGAACGGCAGCGGCAAGTCGACGCTGCTGCGGCTGCTCGCGGGCGTCGACCGTCCGGACGCCGGGACCGTCGAGACGCCCGCCGACCTCGTGTACCTGCCCCAGGAACCCGACGCCGGCGCGGACGGCACGGTCGGGTCGCTGCTCGACGGTGCGCTGCGCCCGCTGCACGAGGCGGTCGCCGAGCTGGAGCGCCTGGCCGCGGCGATGGCGGCCGGTGCCGACGTGGGTGGCGACTACGACCGGGTCCTCGCCTGGGCCGTGGCGCACGACGCCTGGGACGCCGACCGCCGCGCCGGGATCACCGCCGGCACGCTCGGCGTCGCCGGCCTCGACCGGGACCGTCCGGTCGCGACGCTGTCCGGCGGGCAGCGGACCCGGCTGGCACTGGCGGCGGCACTGGTCCGCCGGCCCGCGGTGCTGCTGCTCGACGAGCCCACCAACCACCTCGACGACGACGCCCTCGACCTGCTCGAACGCTCGCTGGTCGAGCTGCCCGGGGTGGTCGTCGCGGCCAGCCACGACCGCACGTTCCTGGACCGGGTCTGCACCGAGCTGTTCGACCTCGACGCCGGCGCGCTCGGCACCGACGGCCGCGGCGGGCACCGGTTCGGCGGCACGTTCACCGCCTACCTGGAGGCGCAGGCCGCGAGCCGGCGCCGCTGGGAGGAGCGGTTCGCCGCCGAGCAGGAGGAGATCGCCCGGTTGCGGGCGCGGACCCGGACCGGCACCGAGGCCGTGGCCCCGGGGCGCGGCCCGCGCGACAACGACAAGTTCATCGATAAGTTCAAGGGCGCCAACGTGGAACGGGCCCGGGCCCGGCGGGTCGCCGACGCCCGGCGCCGCCTGGAGGTCGCCGAACGCGAGGCCGTGCCGAAGCCGCCGCGGCCGTTGCGGTTCGCCGGCCGGCTCACCGCCGCCGACGAGGGCGACGGCCTCGCCGTTCAGGTACGCGACCTGCGCGTCGACGGCCGGGTGAAGCTCGACCTGCTCGACCTGCCGGTGGGGGAGAAGCTGCTGGTCAGCGGGTCGAACGGGGCCGGGAAGTCGACGTTGCTCGCCGTGCTGCACGGGGATCTGGTCCCGGGCTCCGGGACCGTGGACCTCCGGGCGCGGCGGGCCGGGCCGCACCGCGAGGTGGCCCCGGGCTCCGGCACGGTCGTCGTCCGGGCGCGGCGGGTCGGGTTGCTCGCCCAGGACCCGGACGTCGGCCCGGCAGGCCGCACCGCCCGCGACGCCTACGCGGCGCTGCTCGGCCCGGACCTCGCCGAGCGGGTGCCGCTGCGCGACCTCGGGCTGCTGCATCCGCGCGAGCACGGGACCGCGGTGGGGGCGCTGTCCCTCGGGCAGCGCCGCCGGCTGGCGCTGGCCGTCGCCGTCGCCGACGCCCCCGACCTGCTCCTGCTCGACGAGCCGACCAACCACGTGTCGCTGCGGCTGGCGGGGGAGCTGGAGGAGGCGCTCGGGACGGCGCCGGGCACCGTCGTCGTCACCTCGCACGACCGCCGGCTGCGGTCGCGGTGGACCGGTCCGGAGCTCGTCCTGGCGGGCGGTTCGCCGTGA
- a CDS encoding DUF6328 family protein, protein MTRSPPSPDDGTEPARNENELERLDRHWIELLQELRVVQTGVQLLTGLLLTVPFQWRFPQLDDFQRGLYLVAVSLSVCATASLIAPVALHRALFRQHARPALVDSGQRFAVAGLGILALAVVAVVWLIFDLVLGREGALLAAALAFLLFAVLWTVGPWRRRRRARRER, encoded by the coding sequence ATGACCCGCTCTCCGCCGTCACCGGACGACGGCACCGAGCCGGCCCGCAACGAGAACGAGCTGGAACGGCTGGACCGGCACTGGATCGAGCTGCTGCAGGAGCTGCGGGTCGTGCAGACCGGCGTGCAGCTGCTGACCGGGCTGCTGCTGACCGTCCCGTTCCAGTGGCGGTTCCCCCAGCTCGACGACTTCCAGCGCGGGCTCTACCTGGTCGCGGTCTCGCTGTCGGTGTGCGCCACGGCGTCGCTGATCGCGCCGGTGGCGCTGCACCGCGCGCTGTTCCGCCAGCACGCCCGGCCCGCGCTGGTCGACTCCGGCCAGCGGTTCGCCGTGGCCGGCCTGGGGATCCTCGCGCTGGCCGTCGTCGCGGTCGTCTGGCTGATCTTCGACCTGGTGCTCGGGCGGGAGGGCGCGCTCCTCGCGGCGGCGCTGGCGTTCCTGCTGTTCGCCGTGCTGTGGACGGTCGGGCCGTGGCGGCGGCGCCGCCGCGCCCGGCGGGAGAGGTGA
- a CDS encoding LON peptidase substrate-binding domain-containing protein, producing MPATLPLFPLGTVLLPGVALPLHIFEPRYRRLTADLLTGVVPGKEFGVVAVREGHHPDRSGPDGVYPVGCTAVLLDARPLPDGRYDVVTRGARRFRVLDIDDGARPYLCAEVEFVPDAAPGTDPRLVTMLERAARAAHRGYCRTAWRSGDWSEPDEDTPVSALAHLLAGDCLLPLVDRQHLLEQTCPVQRLREVRRLLTRETGLLGRLRAVPAPQGTFHPDAHSPN from the coding sequence GTGCCTGCGACGCTGCCGCTGTTCCCGCTGGGGACGGTGCTGCTGCCGGGTGTCGCGCTCCCCCTGCACATCTTCGAACCGCGGTACCGCCGGCTGACCGCCGACCTGCTCACCGGCGTCGTGCCGGGCAAGGAGTTCGGGGTCGTCGCGGTCCGCGAGGGACACCATCCGGACCGGTCCGGGCCGGACGGGGTGTATCCCGTCGGCTGCACCGCGGTGCTGCTCGACGCCCGGCCGCTGCCCGACGGCCGCTACGACGTGGTCACCCGGGGTGCGCGCCGGTTCCGGGTGCTCGACATCGACGACGGCGCCCGCCCGTACCTGTGCGCCGAGGTCGAGTTCGTCCCCGACGCGGCCCCCGGCACCGATCCGCGGCTGGTCACGATGCTGGAGCGGGCCGCCCGTGCGGCGCACCGCGGCTACTGCCGCACCGCTTGGCGCAGCGGGGACTGGTCCGAGCCCGACGAGGACACCCCGGTCTCCGCGCTCGCGCACCTGCTGGCCGGGGACTGCCTGCTGCCGCTGGTCGACCGCCAGCACCTGCTGGAGCAGACCTGCCCGGTGCAGCGGCTGCGCGAGGTCCGCCGGCTGCTGACCCGCGAGACCGGGCTGCTGGGACGGCTGCGGGCGGTCCCGGCGCCGCAGGGCACGTTCCACCCGGACGCGCACAGCCCGAACTGA
- a CDS encoding NUDIX domain-containing protein codes for MTSPPVLHEVLAAVLGIRDGRLRVLLWERALDPDAGRWALPGGRLAAGEDVETSVRRQLAEKVDVREIAHVEQLSVFSDPDRTPGPRMIATAFLGLVPSDADPALPADTRWHPVDALPATAFDHAGIVDSARDRLRAKLSYTNLGFALAPAEFTISALREHYVAALGHSVSATNLQRVLTRRDLLEPTGETAPPGRAGGRPAALFRFTDRTLRVTDAFAVLRPPARPDPSRPGGSTGVVLP; via the coding sequence GTGACGTCGCCGCCGGTCCTGCACGAGGTGCTCGCCGCCGTGCTCGGGATCCGGGACGGGCGGCTGCGGGTGCTGCTCTGGGAGCGCGCGCTGGACCCGGACGCGGGCCGGTGGGCCCTGCCGGGCGGGCGGCTCGCCGCCGGCGAGGACGTGGAGACCTCGGTGCGCCGGCAGCTCGCCGAGAAGGTCGACGTCCGCGAGATCGCCCACGTGGAGCAGCTGTCGGTGTTCTCCGACCCGGACCGCACGCCCGGCCCGCGGATGATCGCGACCGCGTTCCTCGGGCTCGTCCCGTCCGACGCGGACCCGGCGCTGCCGGCGGACACCCGGTGGCACCCGGTCGACGCGCTCCCCGCCACCGCGTTCGACCACGCCGGGATCGTCGACTCGGCCCGGGACCGGTTGCGCGCCAAGCTGTCCTACACGAACCTGGGCTTCGCGCTCGCCCCGGCGGAGTTCACGATCTCGGCACTGCGGGAGCACTACGTGGCCGCGCTCGGCCACTCGGTGTCGGCGACCAACCTGCAGCGCGTCCTGACTCGCCGCGACCTGCTGGAGCCGACCGGGGAGACGGCCCCGCCCGGCCGGGCCGGCGGGCGTCCCGCGGCGCTGTTCCGGTTCACCGACCGCACCCTGCGCGTGACGGACGCGTTCGCGGTGCTGCGGCCCCCGGCCCGGCCGGACCCGTCGCGGCCGGGCGGGAGCACCGGGGTCGTACTACCGTGA
- the nadA gene encoding quinolinate synthase NadA, giving the protein MVTTLSAPEETGVDPGWADEVRTLARERDAVLLAHNYQLPAIQDVADHVGDSLALSRIAAEADASTIVFCGVHFMAETAKILSPDKTVLIPDARAGCSLADSITAEQLRVWKAEHPGAVVVSYVNTTAAVKAETDVCCTSSNAVEVVASIPRDTEVLFLPDQFLGAHVRRVLERENMHVWAGECHVHAGINGRQLTDQARAHPDADLFVHPECGCATSALYLAGTGAVPSDQVKILSTGGMIDAARATGAKEVLVATEVGMLHQLRRAAPEIEFRAVNERASCPYMKMITPEALLRSVRFGTDEVHVDPDLAERGRAAVQRMIEIGNPGSGE; this is encoded by the coding sequence ATGGTGACGACGCTTTCGGCACCCGAGGAGACCGGGGTGGACCCCGGCTGGGCCGACGAGGTGCGCACGCTGGCGCGCGAGCGCGACGCGGTCCTGCTGGCGCACAACTACCAGCTGCCGGCGATCCAGGACGTCGCCGACCACGTCGGGGACTCCCTGGCCCTGTCCCGGATCGCCGCCGAGGCGGACGCGTCGACGATCGTGTTCTGCGGCGTGCACTTCATGGCCGAGACCGCGAAGATCCTCAGCCCGGACAAGACCGTGCTGATCCCGGACGCGCGGGCGGGCTGCTCGCTGGCCGACTCCATCACCGCCGAGCAGCTGCGGGTGTGGAAGGCCGAGCACCCGGGCGCCGTCGTCGTCTCCTACGTCAACACCACCGCCGCGGTGAAGGCCGAGACCGACGTCTGCTGCACCTCGTCGAACGCGGTCGAGGTCGTCGCCTCGATCCCGCGCGACACCGAGGTGCTGTTCCTGCCCGACCAGTTCCTCGGCGCCCACGTCCGCCGGGTCCTCGAGCGGGAGAACATGCACGTCTGGGCCGGCGAGTGCCACGTGCACGCTGGCATCAACGGCCGCCAGCTCACCGACCAGGCGCGGGCCCACCCGGACGCGGACCTGTTCGTGCACCCCGAGTGCGGCTGCGCGACCTCGGCGCTCTACCTGGCCGGCACCGGCGCCGTCCCCTCGGACCAGGTCAAGATCCTCTCGACCGGCGGGATGATCGACGCCGCCCGGGCGACCGGCGCGAAGGAGGTGCTGGTCGCGACCGAGGTCGGGATGCTGCACCAGCTCCGCCGGGCAGCCCCCGAGATCGAGTTCCGGGCCGTGAACGAGCGGGCGTCCTGCCCCTACATGAAGATGATCACCCCGGAGGCGCTGCTGCGGTCGGTCCGGTTCGGGACCGACGAGGTCCACGTGGATCCCGACCTCGCCGAGCGCGGGCGCGCCGCGGTGCAGCGGATGATCGAGATCGGCAACCCGGGGAGCGGCGAGTGA
- a CDS encoding L-aspartate oxidase: MSSGWEAGADLVVVGSGVAGLTAALDAAEAGLRTVVVTKDDVVEGATRWAQGGVAVVLGDVPGDTLDAHVADTLAAGGGLNDLPAVDAIVRGGPGAVRRLRERGALFDVRGTRLDRTREGGHSAYRVVHAGGDATGAEIERTLVAAARSAQLTVLDGHVAVDALRDVTGRVTGLAVLSADGEPGALRAPAVLLATGGYGLLYASTTNPATATGDGIALALRAGATASDLEFVQFHPTVLHTGPAAGQRPLVTEAVRGEGAVLRDRNGTAFMAGVHPRADLAPRDVVAAAITRRLAETGSDHVHLDATGIDGFAARFPTVYASCRAAGIDPATDPIPVTPAAHYACGGVVADVDGRTGVPGLYAAGEVARTGLHGANRLASNSLLEGLVVGERVVRAVLADRALAAVSAPAEPAPALPIADRAVVQRAMTTCAGIGRDATGLAAASDAIESATVTAVPTGRAGVEDAALTLLAQAVLAAAGTRRETRGCHVRTDFPERDDVHQRASLPVRLDAAGRPVVVADALVGAA, translated from the coding sequence GTGAGCTCCGGCTGGGAGGCCGGCGCCGACCTGGTCGTCGTCGGCTCCGGGGTGGCCGGGCTGACCGCCGCGCTGGACGCCGCCGAGGCCGGGCTGCGGACCGTCGTCGTCACCAAGGACGACGTCGTCGAGGGCGCCACCCGCTGGGCCCAGGGCGGGGTCGCGGTGGTGCTCGGGGACGTCCCCGGCGACACCCTCGACGCGCACGTCGCCGACACCCTCGCCGCCGGCGGCGGGCTGAACGACCTGCCCGCGGTCGACGCGATCGTCCGCGGCGGGCCGGGCGCGGTGCGGCGGCTCCGCGAACGGGGCGCGCTGTTCGACGTGCGCGGGACCCGCCTGGACCGGACCCGCGAGGGCGGCCACTCGGCGTACCGGGTGGTGCACGCCGGGGGGGACGCGACCGGCGCCGAGATCGAACGCACCCTGGTCGCCGCGGCCCGGTCGGCGCAGCTCACCGTGCTCGACGGGCACGTCGCCGTGGACGCGCTGCGTGACGTCACCGGCCGCGTCACCGGGCTGGCGGTGCTGTCCGCGGACGGCGAACCCGGGGCGCTGCGGGCCCCCGCCGTGCTGCTCGCCACCGGCGGGTACGGCCTGCTCTACGCCTCCACCACCAACCCCGCGACGGCCACCGGCGACGGGATCGCGCTCGCCCTGCGGGCCGGGGCGACGGCGTCCGACCTGGAGTTCGTGCAGTTCCACCCGACCGTCCTGCACACCGGGCCGGCCGCCGGGCAGCGGCCGCTGGTGACCGAGGCGGTCCGCGGGGAGGGCGCGGTCCTGCGCGACCGGAACGGGACCGCGTTCATGGCCGGGGTGCACCCGCGGGCCGACCTCGCCCCGCGCGACGTCGTCGCCGCCGCGATCACCCGGCGCCTGGCCGAGACCGGCAGCGACCACGTCCACCTCGACGCGACCGGGATCGACGGGTTCGCGGCACGGTTCCCGACCGTGTACGCGTCCTGCCGCGCGGCCGGGATCGACCCGGCCACCGACCCGATCCCGGTGACCCCGGCGGCCCACTACGCGTGCGGCGGGGTCGTCGCCGACGTCGACGGCCGGACCGGTGTCCCCGGGCTGTACGCGGCCGGGGAGGTCGCCCGGACCGGCCTGCACGGGGCGAACCGGCTGGCGTCGAACTCGCTGCTGGAAGGCCTCGTGGTGGGGGAGCGGGTGGTCCGGGCGGTGCTGGCCGACCGCGCGCTGGCCGCGGTGTCGGCGCCGGCCGAGCCGGCTCCGGCGCTGCCGATCGCCGACCGCGCCGTGGTGCAGCGGGCGATGACCACCTGTGCCGGCATCGGCCGGGACGCCACCGGCCTGGCCGCCGCCTCGGACGCGATCGAGTCGGCCACCGTGACCGCGGTGCCGACCGGCCGGGCCGGGGTGGAGGACGCCGCGCTGACCCTGCTCGCCCAGGCGGTGCTGGCCGCGGCCGGGACCCGGCGGGAGACCCGGGGCTGCCACGTGCGGACCGACTTCCCGGAGCGCGACGACGTCCACCAGCGGGCGTCGCTGCCGGTGCGGCTCGACGCGGCCGGGCGGCCCGTGGTCGTCGCCGACGCCCTGGTGGGGGCGGCATGA
- the nadC gene encoding carboxylating nicotinate-nucleotide diphosphorylase, protein MSGAVAAGVGGRSGIGIPDADDLARVVRTALDEDLRYGPDATTAATVPADAVAVGSFTPRADGVLAGLPAALAVLDAVLGRSGAGAPGAGAPGSGAPGAGAPGGYEVLLARADGDLLVAGEPALVVRAPVRGLLTAERTALNLLCHLSGIATATRAWVDAVAGTGARIRDTRKTMPGLRLLEKYAVRCGGGTNHRLGLGDAVLIKDNHVAAAGSVAAALAAARTAAPDLPCEVEVDGLDQLDEVLDLSAELVLLDNFTPDDTAAAVRRRDAVAAATGHRTLLESSGGLRLANAREYAATGVDFLAVGGLTHSVTALDLGLDLS, encoded by the coding sequence ATGAGCGGCGCTGTCGCCGCCGGCGTCGGCGGGCGCTCCGGGATCGGGATCCCGGACGCCGACGACCTGGCCCGGGTGGTCCGCACGGCCCTCGACGAGGACCTGCGCTACGGGCCGGACGCGACGACCGCCGCGACCGTGCCCGCGGACGCGGTGGCGGTCGGGTCGTTCACCCCGCGGGCGGACGGGGTGCTGGCCGGGCTGCCGGCGGCGCTCGCCGTCCTCGACGCGGTGCTCGGCCGCTCCGGGGCCGGCGCGCCCGGTGCGGGTGCGCCCGGGTCCGGTGCGCCCGGGGCCGGTGCGCCCGGCGGGTACGAGGTGCTCCTGGCCCGCGCGGACGGCGACCTGCTGGTTGCCGGCGAGCCCGCCCTGGTCGTCCGCGCCCCGGTCCGCGGCCTGCTGACCGCCGAACGCACCGCGCTCAACCTGCTCTGCCACCTGTCCGGGATCGCGACCGCCACCCGGGCCTGGGTGGACGCCGTCGCCGGCACCGGCGCCCGGATCCGCGACACCCGCAAGACGATGCCGGGGCTGCGGCTGCTGGAGAAGTACGCCGTCCGCTGCGGCGGCGGGACGAACCACCGGCTCGGGCTCGGCGACGCGGTGCTGATCAAGGACAACCACGTCGCCGCGGCGGGGTCGGTGGCGGCGGCGCTCGCCGCGGCCCGCACCGCAGCGCCGGACCTGCCGTGCGAGGTGGAGGTCGACGGGCTCGACCAGCTCGACGAGGTGCTCGACCTGTCCGCCGAGCTGGTCCTGCTCGACAACTTCACCCCGGACGACACGGCCGCGGCCGTCCGGCGGCGGGACGCCGTGGCCGCGGCGACCGGGCACCGCACGCTGCTCGAGTCCTCCGGCGGGCTACGGCTCGCGAACGCCCGGGAGTACGCCGCCACCGGGGTCGACTTCCTCGCCGTCGGCGGGCTGACCCACTCGGTCACCGCCCTGGACCTGGGGCTCGACCTGAGCTGA
- a CDS encoding winged helix DNA-binding domain-containing protein — translation MTHHVSDAERRARLVTRHRLAPHTRTDDVVAIADDLVALHSTDPVTVYLSAAARMVTPALEPVDAALYTDRTLLRHHAMRRTLWVFGRRHAALAHHAATAGVAAVQRRNLMAQLREAGVTDPEAWYAEAAGRVLDVLAERGPAPAREIGAALPDLAALGVPIQGTLQAGHTRVLLLLGFEGRVLRARPTGTWINGQYRWAAAEAWVPGGIGPVPGPAGGGTVGGDAASGGAGVGGAGGAGGTGAADGSARVAAAGLARAYLRSFGPVTRDDLKWWAGWTVATARTALADAGAVEVSLDGGGTGFLLPDDLDPVPDPGPSVALLPGLDPTTMGWKARDWYLAPEHRALLFDRNGNGGPAIWVDGRIAGSWVQRRDGEIVTRLFDDVGGAARAGVDAAAARIRELLGDVRFTVRYPAPVQGELLAERAPPTTVSSGRAPGPGR, via the coding sequence GTGACCCACCACGTGAGCGATGCCGAACGCCGGGCCCGGCTGGTGACCCGGCACCGGCTCGCCCCGCACACCCGCACCGACGACGTCGTCGCGATCGCCGACGACCTCGTCGCCCTGCACTCCACGGACCCGGTGACCGTGTACCTCTCGGCCGCGGCCCGGATGGTGACACCGGCCCTGGAACCCGTGGACGCCGCGCTGTACACCGACCGCACGCTGCTGCGGCACCACGCGATGCGGCGCACGCTGTGGGTGTTCGGCCGCCGGCACGCGGCACTGGCGCACCACGCCGCGACCGCCGGTGTCGCGGCCGTGCAGCGGCGCAACCTGATGGCCCAGCTGCGCGAGGCGGGGGTCACCGACCCGGAGGCCTGGTACGCGGAGGCGGCCGGCCGGGTCCTGGACGTGCTCGCCGAGCGGGGGCCGGCCCCCGCGCGCGAGATCGGTGCCGCGCTGCCGGACCTCGCGGCCCTGGGCGTCCCGATCCAGGGCACCCTCCAGGCCGGGCACACGCGGGTGCTGCTGCTCCTGGGTTTCGAGGGGCGGGTGCTGCGGGCCCGCCCGACCGGGACGTGGATCAACGGCCAGTACCGGTGGGCGGCGGCCGAGGCGTGGGTGCCCGGCGGGATCGGGCCGGTGCCGGGTCCCGCAGGGGGTGGCACGGTGGGTGGCGACGCCGCGAGCGGCGGCGCGGGGGTCGGCGGTGCAGGGGGCGCAGGTGGCACGGGCGCCGCGGACGGCTCCGCCCGGGTCGCCGCCGCCGGGCTGGCCCGCGCCTACCTGCGGTCGTTCGGCCCGGTGACCCGCGACGACCTCAAGTGGTGGGCCGGCTGGACCGTCGCGACCGCCCGCACCGCGCTGGCCGACGCGGGCGCGGTCGAAGTGTCCCTCGACGGCGGCGGTACCGGGTTCCTGCTGCCCGACGACCTGGACCCGGTCCCTGATCCCGGCCCGTCGGTGGCGCTGCTGCCCGGCCTGGACCCGACGACGATGGGCTGGAAGGCCCGCGACTGGTACCTCGCCCCGGAGCACCGGGCGCTGCTGTTCGACCGGAACGGCAACGGCGGCCCGGCGATCTGGGTGGACGGCCGGATCGCGGGCAGCTGGGTGCAGCGCCGCGACGGGGAGATCGTCACCCGCCTGTTCGACGACGTCGGCGGCGCGGCCCGCGCCGGGGTCGACGCCGCGGCCGCGCGGATCCGGGAGCTGCTCGGCGATGTCCGGTTCACCGTCCGCTACCCGGCCCCGGTGCAGGGCGAGCTGCTGGCGGAGCGGGCGCCACCGACCACGGTCAGCTCAGGTCGAGCCCCAGGTCCAGGGCGGTGA